A window from Cryobacterium sp. SO1 encodes these proteins:
- a CDS encoding maltotransferase domain-containing protein — protein sequence MAKTAKRTGTALSTPSIADAPTKLGRIPVLDLSPQLNDNLWPAKAFAGEVVPFAATAFREGHDAIGVMLHLTAPDGTHTQHPMRLGAPGTDRYETLVRLDLQGSYTYRVRAYADDFATWVHNAAIKVPAGIDVELMFLIGSTLLAAAGKDLKRPTAQRRLFAAAAKTLTNTKLTLADRLAVVHDPALAAAAAVRPLASLDSFSDERTVRVERTRAGVGSWYEFFPRSEGAVQNDDGSWQSGTFRTAAARLPGVAAMGFDVLYLPPIHPIGRSFRKGPNNTLDADENDPGSPWAIGSEAGGHDAIHPQLGTIDDFSFFLSAAGAEGIEVAIDLALQASPDHPWVREHPEWFTTLPDGTIAYAENPPKKYQDIYPINFDNDPAGIRAEVLRLVRYWIGVGVNIFRVDNPHTKPLDFWEWLIGTINAESPDVVFLAEAFTRPALLQGLAKVGFQQSYTYFTWRNTKEELEEFFDGLAHDTADFLRPNLFVNTPDILSEYLQFGGPSAFKIRAALAATAAPTWGLYAGFELYESVARPGAEENIDNEKYELRPRDFAKAEALGKSLAPFLARLGHIRAAHPALRQLRNLDIHSSDDDSILVYSKYLSGEFTDDGRTDALIIVANVDPHSVRETVVHLDVSRFGLPLGSHFEVEDLVTGAVWTWSADNFVRLDAFTEPVHILHVRIPQVPTQNGLAE from the coding sequence GTGGCCAAGACAGCAAAACGAACCGGTACCGCCCTTTCAACGCCGAGCATCGCGGACGCCCCGACCAAACTCGGTCGCATCCCCGTCCTCGACCTCTCCCCGCAGCTGAACGACAACCTCTGGCCGGCGAAGGCTTTCGCCGGTGAAGTCGTGCCGTTCGCCGCGACGGCGTTCAGGGAAGGGCACGACGCCATCGGCGTGATGCTCCATCTCACGGCACCCGATGGCACCCACACCCAGCATCCGATGCGCCTGGGCGCACCGGGCACCGACCGGTACGAAACCCTCGTGCGCCTCGATCTGCAGGGCTCCTACACCTACCGGGTGCGTGCCTACGCGGATGACTTCGCCACCTGGGTGCACAACGCCGCCATCAAGGTCCCCGCCGGTATCGATGTCGAGCTGATGTTCCTGATCGGGTCGACGCTCCTGGCCGCGGCGGGAAAGGACCTCAAGCGCCCCACCGCCCAACGCCGGCTGTTCGCCGCCGCCGCGAAGACCCTGACCAACACGAAGCTCACCCTCGCGGACCGGCTCGCCGTGGTGCACGACCCCGCCCTGGCCGCGGCCGCGGCCGTGCGGCCCCTCGCCAGCCTGGATTCGTTCTCCGACGAACGCACCGTGCGGGTCGAACGCACCCGCGCCGGCGTCGGCTCCTGGTACGAGTTCTTCCCCCGGTCAGAGGGCGCCGTGCAGAACGACGACGGCAGCTGGCAGAGCGGCACCTTCCGCACCGCCGCGGCACGCCTGCCCGGCGTCGCGGCGATGGGTTTCGACGTGCTGTACCTGCCGCCGATCCACCCGATCGGCCGTTCCTTCCGCAAGGGACCGAACAACACCCTCGATGCCGACGAGAACGACCCGGGGTCACCGTGGGCGATCGGCTCCGAAGCGGGCGGCCATGATGCCATCCACCCCCAACTCGGCACCATCGACGACTTCAGCTTCTTCCTGTCCGCGGCCGGCGCCGAAGGTATCGAGGTGGCCATCGACCTGGCCCTGCAGGCCTCGCCCGATCACCCCTGGGTGCGCGAGCACCCCGAGTGGTTCACCACGCTGCCCGACGGCACGATCGCCTACGCCGAGAACCCGCCGAAGAAGTACCAGGACATCTACCCGATCAACTTCGACAACGATCCCGCCGGCATCCGTGCCGAGGTGTTGCGTCTCGTGCGCTACTGGATCGGCGTGGGCGTGAACATCTTCCGGGTCGACAATCCGCACACCAAACCGCTGGACTTCTGGGAATGGCTGATCGGAACGATCAACGCCGAGTCGCCCGACGTCGTTTTCCTCGCCGAGGCATTCACCCGACCCGCGCTCCTGCAGGGCCTGGCCAAGGTCGGCTTCCAGCAGTCGTACACCTACTTCACCTGGCGCAACACCAAGGAGGAGCTCGAGGAATTCTTCGACGGGCTGGCCCATGACACGGCCGATTTCCTGCGGCCCAACCTGTTCGTCAACACCCCGGACATCCTCTCGGAGTACCTGCAGTTCGGCGGGCCGTCCGCGTTCAAGATCCGTGCGGCCCTCGCCGCGACGGCCGCGCCCACCTGGGGGCTCTACGCGGGCTTCGAGCTCTATGAGAGCGTCGCCCGCCCGGGCGCCGAAGAGAACATCGACAACGAGAAGTACGAGCTGCGGCCCCGCGACTTCGCCAAGGCCGAAGCGCTCGGCAAGTCGCTGGCGCCGTTCCTGGCGCGTCTGGGCCACATCCGGGCCGCGCACCCGGCCCTCCGGCAGCTCCGCAACCTCGACATCCACTCCAGCGACGACGATTCGATCCTCGTCTACAGCAAGTACCTCTCCGGCGAATTCACCGATGACGGTCGGACCGACGCGCTGATCATCGTCGCCAACGTCGACCCGCACTCCGTGCGTGAGACCGTGGTGCACCTGGATGTGAGCAGGTTCGGCCTTCCTCTGGGCTCCCACTTCGAGGTGGAGGACCTCGTCACCGGTGCCGTGTGGACCTGGTCGGCCGACAACTTCGTGCGCCTCGACGCCTTCACCGAACCCGTGCACATCCTGCACGTGCGGATCCCACAGGTACCGACCCAGAACGGACTGGCCGAATGA